A single genomic interval of Malania oleifera isolate guangnan ecotype guangnan chromosome 13, ASM2987363v1, whole genome shotgun sequence harbors:
- the LOC131146853 gene encoding desiccation-related protein PCC13-62-like, which translates to MRGRSSVVWVMGMMISLLLSFFFFVGGASSSSGEAKKGGGGGYNDAVPKEDVDLLEFPLNLEFLEAEFFLWGALGRGLDVVAPKLAMGGPSPLGARIANLDPLTRDIIAQFAYQEVGHLRAIQSTVKGFPRPLLDLSVKSFATVINSAFGRPLEPPFDPYANSINYLIASYVIPYVGLTGYVGANPKLQGAVSKRLVAGLLGVESGQDAVIRTLLYEHALERVHPYEITVAEFTSRISELRDKLGHQGLKDEGLIVPKAEGAEGKIEGNVLVGNEYSISYDRTPEEILRIVYGSGDEHVPGGFYPKGGNGHIAKSKLHKA; encoded by the exons ATGAGGGGCAGGAGTAGTGTTGTGTGGGTGATGGGGATGATGATAAGCCTcctcctctccttcttcttcttcgtagGAGGGGCGTCGTCGTCCTCTGGCGAGGCTAAGAAGGGTGGTGGTGGTGGTTATAACGACGCCGTGCCGAAAGAGGACGTGGATCTGCTGGAGTTCCCACTGAATTTGGAGTTCTTGGAGGCGGAGTTCTTCTTGTGGGGGGCACTGGGGCGTGGGCTGGACGTCGTGGCTCCAAAACTCGCCATGGGAGGTCCTTCCCCCCTCGGTGCTAGGATCGCTAACCTCGACCCTCTCACCCGAGACATCATTGCCCAATTTGCCTATCAAGAAGTCGGACACTTAAG GGCTATTCAAAGTACTGTGAAAGGGTTTCCGAGACCACTACTAGATTTGAGTGTTAAATCATTCGCAACTGTGATAAATAGTGCCTTTGGACGACCCTTGGAGCCACCCTTCGATCCTTATGCGAATTCCATTAACTATCTAATTGCGTCTTATGTAATTCCGTATGTGGGACTCACCGGCTATGTTGGagcaaaccctaaactccaaggCGCGGTTTCCAAGCGG CTTGTTGCAGGCCTTTTGGGTGTCGAATCAGGCCAAGATGCTGTCATTCGAACACTCCTCTACGAGCACGCACTAGAGAGGGTCCATCCCTATGAAATTACAGTGGCAGAGTTCACTAGCCGAATTTCCGAACTAAGGGATAAGCTTGGGCACCAAGGATTGAAAGATGAAGGGCTTATTGTCCCAAAAGCTGAAGGGGCGGAGGGAAAAATTGAAGGCAATGTTCTAGTAGGAAACGAGTACTCAATTTCCTACGATAGGACCCCAGAAGAGATACTAAGGATTGTGTATGGAAGTGGGGATGAACACGTTCCTGGAGGATTCTATCCGAAGGGAGGAAATGGTCACATTGCCAAATCTAAGCTACATAAAGCCTAA